The Mailhella massiliensis DNA segment ACCGCTCATCATGAGCATCTGCTTGAACTGCTGAGGAGACTGCGGCAGGGCGTAGAATTCGCCGGGAGCCATGCGGCTGGGCACGAGAAAGTCGCGCGCGCCTTCAGGAGTGGACTTGGTGAGATACGGCGTCTCCACTTCCAGGAAGTCAAGCTCGTTCAAATAATTGCGGCAGGCCTGCACAATCTTGTGGCGGGTGCGGAGGTTCTTCGCCATGGAAGGACGGCGCAGGTCGAGATAACGGTACTGCAGACGAACGGATTCGGAGCAGTCGGTACGGTCCTCCACCAGGAAGGGCGGCGTCTTGGCGGTGTTGAGCAGCTTCCATTCCAGCACCACCACTTCGATTTCACCGGTATGCAGGTTGGGGTTGGTCATGCCCTCGGGGCGGGGACGAACACGGCCCTTGATGGCGATGACGTATTCACTGCGCAGAATATGGGCATCCTTGTGGGCTTCGGGAGCGATTTCGGGGCTGAACACCACCTGGGTGAGGCCGTCGCGGTCGCGCAGGTCCACAAAGATCAGGCCGCCGTGGTCGCGGCGATACTGCACCCAGCCCATGAGGCAGACGGTCTTGCCGTCATCGGCAATGGTCAGGTCGTTGCAGTGATGGCTGCGCTTCCAGTCGCCAAGGGGCTTGATGTAGCGGCCGTGCTCCTTCTGGATGTCGACGACGGACTTTTCGTTTTCTTCAAACTGGCTCATGACCATTCCTCTTTATTTTTCGGCATTCAGGCTGGCGGCGACTTCGGCACAGGGCACTTCGCGCTGCTCGCCGGATTCCATGTTTTTAACAATGACGCTGCCGGAGGCAAGCTCATTGGTGCCCATGATGAGCGTATAACGAGCGCCGGACTTGCCCGCCTGGCGCATGGTGGCCTTCATGCTGCGGCTCTCGTACCCCAGGGTACCGGAAAAACCCTCGCGGCGCAGGTTCTGCGCCAGAGCAAAGGCGGCGTCACGGCAGGAATCGTCGAGCACGGCCACATAGAAATCGGGAGAAACATCGGGAAGCTCACGACCTTCCAGAAGAAGCGCCAGGCGTTCCATGCCGCAGGCAAAGCCTATGCCGGGCACGGAAGGTCCGCCGAGCTGTTCCACAAGGCCGTCGTAACGGCCGCCGCCCGCCACGGAACCCTGAGAACCGATTTCATTGGAAACCACTTCCCAGGTGGTACGGGTGTAGTAGTCGAGCCCGCGCACCAGACGGTGATTGATTTCGTAGGGAATCTTTTCCGCATCGAGGTGACGGAGCACGGCTTCGAAGTGGGCGCGGCAGTCGGGGCATTCATTGTCCAGAATCACGGGAGCGTCGGCCGTGAGTTCCTTGCAGGAAGGAACCTTGCAGTCCAGCACGCGGAGAGGGTTGGTCTCCATGCGGCGACGGCAGTCCTC contains these protein-coding regions:
- the hisS gene encoding histidine--tRNA ligase — encoded protein: MAQIQAIKGFADQFPAQSRLFEMMEATAREVFPRYGFGELRTPLMEYTDLFCRGIGTETDVVQKEMYCIPDSKGRSMSLRPEATAGVMRAYIEAGVHARESVSRFFTIGPMFRHERPQKGRMRQFHQINCECLGPREPEADAEIICMMMEFLGKLGLRNLTLQINSLGCSSCRPVYRRNLHDWLASLDQSKLCEDCRRRMETNPLRVLDCKVPSCKELTADAPVILDNECPDCRAHFEAVLRHLDAEKIPYEINHRLVRGLDYYTRTTWEVVSNEIGSQGSVAGGGRYDGLVEQLGGPSVPGIGFACGMERLALLLEGRELPDVSPDFYVAVLDDSCRDAAFALAQNLRREGFSGTLGYESRSMKATMRQAGKSGARYTLIMGTNELASGSVIVKNMESGEQREVPCAEVAASLNAEK